The following coding sequences are from one Salvia hispanica cultivar TCC Black 2014 chromosome 3, UniMelb_Shisp_WGS_1.0, whole genome shotgun sequence window:
- the LOC125216315 gene encoding tryptophan N-monooxygenase CYP79A68-like isoform X1, producing the protein MEFVLLLLVALLFSLYVIFHKRIQKRPKHPLPPSPSSYPIIGCLPAMVRNKPTFRWMLDYMQRLNTEIACFRLRSIHVITISSPELAREFFNVQDSVFAARPGNMTGRLTSNGYLSAVLAPGGDQWKKMRRVIVSEVLNSSVHQFLQGKRCEEADHLVRYVYHQSKTGAAVNVREAARLYCGCVIRKLVFGKRFFGAGTEDGGPGFEEKEHMDAVWIILSYTYGFAIADYVPFLEVFDFDGHKKTLTSAIKNLRKYQDPEIDNRIEMWRNGVRKTNDDILDILINLKDSNNNPLLSAEEIKAQVIEMSIAVIDNPSNVAEWSMSEMIREPRILERANKELNEIVGKKRVVQELDLPKLNYIQACIKEAIRLHPVAPFNLPHVSTEDTIVSGYSIPKGSHILLSRLGLGRNPRVWDEPLKFNPDRHMTNGSSQVVLTDSQLKMWSFGVGRHGCPAILLGSTIMTLLLARLIHSFSWTPLSSMPLIQESDLNPFLAEPLIAHATPRLEPQVYQNLM; encoded by the exons ATGGAAtttgtattactattattggTAGCATTACTGTTTTCCCTATATGTAATCTTTCACAAAAGAATTCAAAAAAGACCAAAACACCCTCTTCCACCTAGTCCATCCAGCTACCCTATCATCGGTTGCTTGCCGGCGATGGTGAGAAACAAGCCAACTTTCCGATGGATGCTCGACTACATGCAACGCCTCAACACCGAAATCGCATGCTTTCGCCTCAGAAGCATCCACGTCATCACCATCAGCTCTCCAGAGCTTGCCCGAGAGTTTTTCAACGTGCAAGACTCCGTTTTTGCAGCAAGGCCGGGAAACATGACGGGGAGACTCACGAGCAACGGCTACTTGTCGGCTGTTCTTGCGCCCGGAGGCGATCAGTGGAAGAAAATGAGGAGAGTCATTGTGTCGGAGGTGCTCAACTCATCTGTCCATCAATTTCTTCAAGGAAAGAGATGTGAAGAAGCCGATCACCTCGTTCGATACGTCTACCACCAGTCCAAGACTGGTGCCGCCGTGAACGTGAGAGAGGCGGCGCGGCTTTACTGTGGCTGCGTGATTAGGAAGTTGGTGTTCGGGAAGAGGTTTTTTGGGGCAGGAACGGAGGATGGTGGGCCCGGATTTGAAGAGAAGGAACACATGGATGCGGTTTGGATTATTCTTTCATACACATATGGATTTGCAATTGCTGATTATGTTCCATTTCTTGAggtgtttgattttgatggtCATAAAAAAACTCTTACCAGTGCTATTaagaatttgagaaaatacCAAGATCCAGAAATTGATAATAGGATTGAGATGTGGCGGAATGGTGTTAGAAAGACTAATGATGATattcttgatattttgattaacCTCAAGGACTCCAACAATAATCCATTGTTGTCAGCTGAAGAGATCAAAGCCCAAGTTATT GAAATGAGTATAGCTGTGATTGACAATCCATCAAATGTTGCTGAGTGGAGCATGAGCGAGATGATTCGTGAACCACGTATTCTTGAGAGAGCCAATAAAGAGCTAAATGAGATTGTAGGCAAAAAGAGAGTTGTACAAGAATTGGATTTGCCTAAACTGAACTATATACAAGCTTGTATTAAGGAAGCTATACGGTTACATCCCGTGGCACCATTCAACCTTCCCCATGTTTCGACTGAAGATACTATTGTAAGTGGATACTCCATACCAAAGGGAAGTCACATCCTACTAAGTCGTCTCGGCCTAGGACGGAACCCTAGGGTTTGGGACGAGCCTCTTAAATTTAATCCAGACCGTCATATGACAAATGGATCCTCGCAAGTGGTTCTCACTGATTCTCAGTTGAAAATGTGGTCGTTCGGTGTTGGTAGGCATGGTTGCCCAGCCATCTTGCTTGGTTCTACTATAATGACACTTCTTTTAGCAAGACTTATTCATAGTTTTAGTTGGACACCACTTTCTTCTATGCCTCTCATTCAAGAATCAGATTTAAATCCTTTTTTGGCCGAGCCATTGATTGCTCATGCAACTCCTAGATTGGAACCACAagtttatcaaaatttaatgtag
- the LOC125216315 gene encoding tyrosine N-monooxygenase-like isoform X2, producing the protein MEFVLLLLVALLFSLYVIFHKRIQKRPKHPLPPSPSSYPIIGCLPAMVRNKPTFRWMLDYMQRLNTEIACFRLRSIHVITISSPELAREFFNVQDSVFAARPGNMTGRLTSNGYLSAVLAPGGDQWKKMRRVIVSEVLNSSVHQFLQGKRCEEADHLVRYVYHQSKTGAAVNVREAARLYCGCVIRKLVFGKRFFGAGTEDGGPGFEEKEHMDAEMSIAVIDNPSNVAEWSMSEMIREPRILERANKELNEIVGKKRVVQELDLPKLNYIQACIKEAIRLHPVAPFNLPHVSTEDTIVSGYSIPKGSHILLSRLGLGRNPRVWDEPLKFNPDRHMTNGSSQVVLTDSQLKMWSFGVGRHGCPAILLGSTIMTLLLARLIHSFSWTPLSSMPLIQESDLNPFLAEPLIAHATPRLEPQVYQNLM; encoded by the exons ATGGAAtttgtattactattattggTAGCATTACTGTTTTCCCTATATGTAATCTTTCACAAAAGAATTCAAAAAAGACCAAAACACCCTCTTCCACCTAGTCCATCCAGCTACCCTATCATCGGTTGCTTGCCGGCGATGGTGAGAAACAAGCCAACTTTCCGATGGATGCTCGACTACATGCAACGCCTCAACACCGAAATCGCATGCTTTCGCCTCAGAAGCATCCACGTCATCACCATCAGCTCTCCAGAGCTTGCCCGAGAGTTTTTCAACGTGCAAGACTCCGTTTTTGCAGCAAGGCCGGGAAACATGACGGGGAGACTCACGAGCAACGGCTACTTGTCGGCTGTTCTTGCGCCCGGAGGCGATCAGTGGAAGAAAATGAGGAGAGTCATTGTGTCGGAGGTGCTCAACTCATCTGTCCATCAATTTCTTCAAGGAAAGAGATGTGAAGAAGCCGATCACCTCGTTCGATACGTCTACCACCAGTCCAAGACTGGTGCCGCCGTGAACGTGAGAGAGGCGGCGCGGCTTTACTGTGGCTGCGTGATTAGGAAGTTGGTGTTCGGGAAGAGGTTTTTTGGGGCAGGAACGGAGGATGGTGGGCCCGGATTTGAAGAGAAGGAACACATGGATGCG GAAATGAGTATAGCTGTGATTGACAATCCATCAAATGTTGCTGAGTGGAGCATGAGCGAGATGATTCGTGAACCACGTATTCTTGAGAGAGCCAATAAAGAGCTAAATGAGATTGTAGGCAAAAAGAGAGTTGTACAAGAATTGGATTTGCCTAAACTGAACTATATACAAGCTTGTATTAAGGAAGCTATACGGTTACATCCCGTGGCACCATTCAACCTTCCCCATGTTTCGACTGAAGATACTATTGTAAGTGGATACTCCATACCAAAGGGAAGTCACATCCTACTAAGTCGTCTCGGCCTAGGACGGAACCCTAGGGTTTGGGACGAGCCTCTTAAATTTAATCCAGACCGTCATATGACAAATGGATCCTCGCAAGTGGTTCTCACTGATTCTCAGTTGAAAATGTGGTCGTTCGGTGTTGGTAGGCATGGTTGCCCAGCCATCTTGCTTGGTTCTACTATAATGACACTTCTTTTAGCAAGACTTATTCATAGTTTTAGTTGGACACCACTTTCTTCTATGCCTCTCATTCAAGAATCAGATTTAAATCCTTTTTTGGCCGAGCCATTGATTGCTCATGCAACTCCTAGATTGGAACCACAagtttatcaaaatttaatgtag